The window AGGCGCGACGGCTGGACTGGTCGGTCATGTATGAGCCACTGTTTTAAGGAGTAGGATATTCCCTCGGATCGAGAGGACAAAAGCCATGAGGAAAGCAGAACCCGCAAAGCTGCCCGATAAAAAGACACCTCCAAAACTGATAATGAAGCGCACGAAGGACGGCGGAACGGAAATCGGTCCAATTCCACCACCGGTCCCCCCCGAGCCGAAGATCCCGAAGAAGTGAGGCTCATGACTCACCCGCTGCGCTATGACATACAGTCCGCCCAGAACCGCCCGATAACCTTCCTAAGCGCCAATGCTCAACGCCTTCCTCACTCGCTACTTCCTTTCTGTGGCATCTCTGGATATAGCGGAAATCTGCGATGCTAAAGCTCCACGGTGGAGCGGATGGGCTGAGTTCCTGTAATCTGTGTGGTTCTGATGAACCGACATATGATCTGGCGGCTCAGGAACCCTTTGCTTGAGAATGCCGCTGACCCTGTTCATTTGTGCCACGCAGATTCTCAGACTCTGGTCGCTATTCCTTGTATAGCAAGTTCCGCTGATCGTTCATCAACGGATGTATGGTTGGAGAGTAATTGAATAGCTCGTGCTTCTACCACCCTCGGCATTGCGCTTCAGGACACCTTGGTGGACGAGGTCAAGGATATCGCGAGTGGCCGTATCCTGTGAGCACTTCGCCAGCTTCGCCCACTTTGACGTCGTGAGTTTTCCCTCAAATCCGTCCAGAAGGCGATTGAGGACGAGCCTCTGGCGCTCATTGAGGGAAACGGCGGCGATGGATTCCCAGAAGCGGGCTTTGACAAGTACGGTCGCGAGGGTCGTTTGCGCGCCGTTAATGGCATGACCCAGACAGTCGAGAAACCATGCCATCCAATTCGTGATGTCCATCGTGCCGCGCTGGGCCTGCTCAAGATGATCGTAGTAAGCGCGTCGTTCCTGTTGGATCTGCGCCGACATGCTGTAGAAGCGCCGTGAACTTCGTTCCGACCGAGCAAGACTCATATCTGCGATAGCGCGCGCGATGCGGCCATTGCCATCGTCGAATGGATGAATTGTTACGAACCAGAGATGTGCCAGAGAGGCTTTCACGACCCAGTCTTTTTCGTTGGCTTCGTTGAACCAGTCGAGAAAGGTCTGCATCTCGTGATTCAGCAGCTTGGCGACCGGCGCCTCGAAGTGAACATGTTGCCGGCCTACCGGACCTGAGACTACTTGCATGGGACCTTCAGCATCGTTACGCCAATTGCCGACAGCGATCTTCTTCATTCCGCTCCGGCCGGTTGGGAAGAGCGAGGCATGCCATCCAAAGAGCCGCTCCCCAGTCAGGGGCTCGTCATATTGGCGCGTCGCATCGAGCATCATCTCGACCACACCCTCGATGTTTCGATCGACGGTCTGGAGGCCGCCGATATCCATCCCCAGTCGTCTTGCGATGGAGGACCGAACCAGTTCTTCGTTGAGCTTTTCGCCCTCGATCTCACTGCTCTTGAGAACGTCTTCCGTGAGGGTCATCAAGAGGGCCTCCTGCTGAAGCCGAAAGCCGAGATTTTCCATCCGGCCCAGTAATCGCCCCTGTTCATGGCGTACGATAGCTAGTGGTTCAATCAGGCGTTTGCGATCCCAATCGAAGTTGGGCCAGGCCTTGAGCTCATGGATGTACCCACTCAATCTCCGCACTCCTTGCGGAGATTATAGGCTCTAATCTCCGCATTAGGAAGGATTATCTCCGCGGGACGTGCGGAGATAACTTGGGCAAATCTCCGCAAAAAATCGCTAACGAACCCACGACCTCTGCCTTAAGGCAGAGGTCGTGGCAGAGGTCTACAGGAAAGAGGTCGTGGGTTCGATAAGGGTTCAATAAGGGTTACTTTGGGTGTCTCAGGGCGCTAAAGGAGCCATCCGCTACGCCTGTTTCCAATAAGTTACGTATTTCCAGTTCACTGT is drawn from Edaphobacter lichenicola and contains these coding sequences:
- a CDS encoding Fic family protein, which produces MSGYIHELKAWPNFDWDRKRLIEPLAIVRHEQGRLLGRMENLGFRLQQEALLMTLTEDVLKSSEIEGEKLNEELVRSSIARRLGMDIGGLQTVDRNIEGVVEMMLDATRQYDEPLTGERLFGWHASLFPTGRSGMKKIAVGNWRNDAEGPMQVVSGPVGRQHVHFEAPVAKLLNHEMQTFLDWFNEANEKDWVVKASLAHLWFVTIHPFDDGNGRIARAIADMSLARSERSSRRFYSMSAQIQQERRAYYDHLEQAQRGTMDITNWMAWFLDCLGHAINGAQTTLATVLVKARFWESIAAVSLNERQRLVLNRLLDGFEGKLTTSKWAKLAKCSQDTATRDILDLVHQGVLKRNAEGGRSTSYSITLQPYIR